The sequence GCCGGGAAGCGAGGTCTGCCATTCGTTCATGTCCATCCCCTGCTGGCATGCTCACTGACCGAATCACTGGCGGACAATGACACCAACCGGTGATCAAGTATGGTCAGCGCCTTTCCTCGGTTGTCCTCGCCTCCGGTCCAGATTGCAAGTGGGCTGTCTGCCAGATAGGCACGAAATGCGCTGAGCAGACTGACTTGGTTCGCAGGGGGGCTATCGGGCAAGCCATTGATCAGATCAAACAACGCCTGGGCAAATATCGGCCCCCCAGCCAACCCCAGCACGGCTTTGGCTATTGTCGATTCACTTTTGCCAGACGGCATTCGCCGCTGAACCAGCGATTGTCGCAGATTCCCTGCCTGCCCAAGTAAGGTCCGCAGGGTGCCCAACTGGTGCAGATCTCTCAAAATCTGCCCACTGCCCGCGGCACCAAGCGAATGACTCGATACCGACAATTCAGTAGCTAATGTTTTGCGCAGCTTTTCAATGGCAACAGATAAATCCTGATCGCCGATTTGTTGTTGAAGCAGTTTCAACCAGGAGTGGGGCTGATTGGCCCGCCCCAAGATATTCTGGAAATAAAGCTGTCTTTCCGCCTGCTGTGTCGTCTGCGCCACGTGCGTAGCAAGCTGTGCACAGATCAAAGCCCCCTCTGACCGCCACAATGCGCCACAAGCGTGCTCCGCCAGCTCACCGGCCACATGGTCACCAGCCTGCCTGGCGTCATCCAGAGCAAGCTCGAGCACCAATGCCCGCAGTGCGACGTCCGGCTGTCGTCCTTCAAGCCAACTGGCAGCCTTTTCCGGATCACGCCCAAGGCGCTCTCGAAACTCACGGGCTGTTGCGCCCAGACGATCCCGCTGAACTTGATTGTTCAGCAATTCGCGCAAGGCCTCCAGTCGCGCCACCTTATTCCACTGATTCGGCGTTGTGGTTTTGCTGAGCTGCTTCTCCAGCTGATGCTTCTGACGTTCGATCGATTCGCTCAAGCGAAAGGAAGCTTCTTCTGCACCTGCCCCCAGCGGGTCCATCGCCTTCGAATCAAACATGTTGGTAGCGGCAGGTGGTGTCGTATTGTTGGCCTGCGTCAATGGCATCTCCATCCGCAGGTTGGCAATCCCTAAATCAGCCACAGTCATTCTCCTAAAACATCGCTATCCGTTGAGTGACCGTTCGCAACAGCTGGTTCCATGGGGCTGGTGATTTTAAGTTTTGTTGACAATCCACCTAGCGTTTTTTGAAAAACAAAAAAACACCTCTCGCCCAAACAAAAAACAAACAAAAAAATCAACCAATTAAAAAAATCAAGTACTGGCATCGAAGCTGCAAATGCATCGACACGGCCACCAACAGCCTCGTTCCAAATGTCGGCATACCACATCAATGATGTGCCCTTAACGGAACGGTGCCAGGCCGAACTCGATAACACACTCAGTTCGGAGCTCTTTCATGAATACGCCAGTCAATCCAACCGATACCACCATTCTCAACCTGGAAGTCCTCGCCAAGCAGCACGGCCGACGCCTGTATCACTTTTTGAGAAAACACGTTGGAAACCACGATGCGGAAGATCTGATGCAATCAACCTATGTGGAAGCGCTACGTTGTGCCGATCACTTTCAAGGTGAGTCCAAGCCGGAAACATGGCTGTTTGGTATTGCCATGAATCTGGTTCGTCACCATTTGGCCCGCTCGCCGGAAAAGCGTTATGAATTTGTTGATGAAGGTGTGCAGGAAGAGCACCTGATCAGTACCGTTGATCCGGCCCAGAATGTCGAGGAGTGGCAACTGGTCAATCGAACAGTCCATGCGCTGGAACAGCTACCGGACGATATGCGAGAGACATTGCTACTTGTTGTGGAAGAGGAATTGCCTTATGAGCAGGCTGCAGCCCAATTACAGATCCCGATCGGCACAGTCAGATCCCGCATCTCGCGAGCGCGAACACAACTGAAGCAAGCTGTTTACGCCTGACGATGACCAATAGGTTGACAGCCACTGCGCCAATCAGATCATTGGCGCAGTGGCTGTCATTCCCGTTACGGGCCATGGTAGAGGCAAACGATCTACATGGGGGCCATGGCTGCTTGCGGCGAGAGTTGTTCAGCCCTCGCAGCGAGGGCACCTGGAAGATCGCGCGCAATTTTGCGCGGCATAATGATGAACAGACGTTCACGTGTTGATCGAGTCTGCTGACGGTTCGAGAACAACTTACCGATCAATGGCAATTCACCCAATACTGGAATACGCCGTTCGCGACTGCTTTCATTTTGTGAACGGTAACCACCAATCACCAGCGATTGGCCATGTGACACGATGGCTTGTGTGCTGATTGTACTTCGCGTCACCTCCGGCGCGTCGACCGGGCCATGCACATCACCATCCTCAATATCCACCGACAGTTGAATTGCCGGCGCTTCACCTGGTGTCTCAATCAATCTGGGCGTGACTCGCAGCAGGGTTCCTGCCGTGATGGTTTTGGCATCGACCGCCCGTTCGCCCACCAGACGCAGGTAACGGGTTTTGCTCAGATCGAGCACGGCGGCAAAATTATCCAGTGTCATGACACCCGGTCTTGCCAACACCTGGGCCTCACCTTGTTCTTCCAGCGCCCGCAATCGTACATAAAATCGGTCGAATCCTGCCATCAATACTGCAGATCCGCCACTGGCCAGGGCTTCGCCAAAGTCAAAGCGACCATGCTTGCCCGATACCGAAAAATCTGTACCCAGCTCATGTAACCGGTCCCGATCGACATCCACAATCATGGCTTCGATTTCTACCATCGATTGCGCCACATCCAGTTGCTCGATCAAACGTTGGTAATAACTGTATCGATTGGGTTCATCACGAATAATCAGTGCATTCAACCTTGGATCGGCAGCAATCTTCGTACCACGAGTTGCCACACCAGTTGGTGCAGTCGACCCGTTGGCAACGGGCCCGGCATCCCTGCTGGCGGGTAATCGAGGGTTGCCGGGTTTACTCTCGCGAGCGTGATCGCCCAAAATGCTGCGCAAAATACTGGCAACCCCAGGCACCACAATATGCTGGTCTCGAAATGTTAAGTCCCGGTCCTCGACCGAGGCATGACGCAAACGAAACACCATTGCATCGCCTTGATTCCGTTCTTGTCGCAAACCATCAACGGCCTCGCGCACCAACTGAACATATTCCTTTGGCCCGGATAGGATGACCGCCCCCTCTTCCTGAACCTCCCCCCAGCCAAAGCGACTATCCAGCAAGCCCAGGCCCGTCAATGCCTCTTTGATGGAGGACACCGTGTCGATTCCCACCGACAACGTTGTGGTACGCTGGTCTGTACCATTTCCAATGTACAACTTACCACCATAAACGAACCAGGTGAGCCGGTATTGTGCGGCAAGGCGGTCCAGGAAATCCTTGCCATTCTCGGATTGCCACCGCCCCCTGGCCGGCACCTTGGCTACAGATGGCGCGATGTGCAGTGCCAGACCATAGGTTCCGGCCACATTCCCCATGACCTTTTCCAATGACTCGCCCGCCGCCTGATATGCAAAACTACCAGCTTTAAAGGATTCCGGTACTGCGGCTTTGACTACCGATGTCACCGTATTCAGACAGATCAATCCGATAGGAAGTGTCCGCAGTAACGACCAGGGCCGTATTGAGTGATGACGATTTGGCAAAGTATCCCCAGTTTCCATTATGAATTTTTTACCGAAAGATCCAGCAGCAGGAGTAAACAACTTCATACTTACCCGATTCCGGCCAGGCAGGCCGATGACCCGCATGGCTTAGCCACGTGACGTAGGCTGATCCAACCAGACTGCCCGCTGTTCCACAAGATTCAGCCAGGCATCGACCAATGCTGGTTCGCCAGCATCCAACTCCACCGAGCGAGTGAGCCAGACACCACCATCTTCCGGATTCACCGCCAGCCCCCCTTGATAGTGGGCAACGCTGGCTACTGCCATCTCCAGCCATTCAACGGGTATCCGGTTGTTAATCGGCATCTGGACAGGCAACAGGGCGCGCAGATGACAGTGCCTGTCGCCACGCCAAACGTCGATGACGCCAGCGGTCAGTGACCATGAATAGGCTGGCATGGCACCAAGCCAGAGCTGGCTCAGCAATTGCCTGACTTCATCCAGCATCATGGTTGCATGCATCAGTTGATTCCTCGAATGACACTCTGGATCACATCATGCCGGGTCGACACCAGCAGGTTTTGCGCCCAAGTAGCGTATTGAATCTGTCGCATCAGTTCGGTTACTTCCTGCATGTCTTCTGCCGACATGGGGTTTGCAGATGCCAATTGATCATCCATCAATTGATTCAATTGCCCCAGGCGAACCTGCAGTTGCTGGGTCAGTGGATCAATTTTACTCATTGTTGTGCTCCTGGTTTTTGATATCAGCCACGCTCCCGTCATTGGCCACTGATAAGCAGACCGCCTCAGCTGAATGACCCAATCCTGTACCAGCGTTTTCAACCAGCATGGCTTTCAACGCTGCCACCCGTCCACTGAAACAGGCCCGTACCACGCCATCGGCACATTCGAGTCTGCATTCATCATCAGACAAGGTTGTGTCGACCTGACACGGCCATGGCAATGCACTGACATCGCCCAGCATCGTCATACCTTGAGCGGGCAGGAACAATGTCGCATCACCCCGCTGTCCGTAGTACGTAACCATCGCACGCACAATCGCCTGTACACGCGAAGTTCCAGGTATTGCCACGTGTAGTTGTGTCAGCATGTCACCAGCAAGGTCGAACAGATCCTGTTCAATCCTGGCAAGCAACGGGGAGCGTATTGCGAGCCATGACCGTTCTTGTTCGCGCAGACTGGCCCAATATGCCGCCTCTTGCTGTACGCGCCACGTTTGTACGGATCGCTCCGCTTGATGCATGGCCTCAATACCGATCTGCATCGATTGTTGACGAGCGTGGGTAATCAGCGCTTCTGCTTCCGCTTTTGCCTGGGCCAGTATGTCTTGCGCTTCACCGATTGCGCCAACGAGCTTCGCAGGGACGATGCCATGCGATGGCAGCTCGACAGGTAACGGGCTTTTGATCTGCTCACGAATCCACATTGTGCTCTCCTGCATGTCGTTGCACCGCAACAACATGCCGTAAGGCGGCGGCAGCCAATGCGCGCAATGCAGCCCCCTCCACCTCAGATGATGCCAATCCATCCTCGACGTCCGGTTTGGGCAGACGCAATGCAACCCGTCCCCAGGGCACTGTCACCTCCATGTTTGCCATGACCGTCAGGGCGCTTGAAACACGACTGCTTGGCAGCCCTTGCCCCTGCAAACTTCGGTATCCATAAGCCCATCGAAGATCCTGAATATTTTGTGACGTGGGTACCTGCCCAACCGCCCTCAGATCCTGGGGTAAGATAGGCTGTAGCCTACCCGCCCAATTCGGCGCGATATTCAGCACTAAATCCATCAATACCGCAGCACGTTGCAAGTCTTCGATATCCGCACCGAAAAAAGACAACCACAATCCGTCTGGGGCTGCGGGTGGCAGCACGGCCCATGACCATCGATGGCACCAGGCTGCATAACTCAAGCGAGACGCGATCACACTTGGCGCGAATTTAACCTGCCATTGCAGACCCCATGTATCCGCCAACCAGCTTTCGTCCGTCAATCGCCATGGCTCAAACCATTGTTGCAACCGATCAGGTGTCCAGGCAACATGGGTCATGCAGCGGCTTCCTCACCATTTGCCACCTGCCGGTTTCGCTGTTTCATCCAGTTCAGGGTCAATAAGGCACCACTGACAATCAACAGTACCAGGGTAAAACCCGCCATACCAACCAGCCAACGCAGTGCTGGCAATGACGCGACAGTCACGTCAAATGGGCCAAAACGCACCCACTGAACGGAGGGTGGTACAACATCGGCCGGCATGAATACAACGGAGACGTTGTTTGACGATGATTTCGACAAGCCCGGGATGCTCGATGACACCAATTGATATACACGTGGCCTGACCAGATCCGGATCCAATCCGGTACGGTGTTTGATGAAAACGGCGGCGGAGGACGGCAACAATGGCTCGCCCGGCGCAACGCGTTCGGGTAACACGACATGTACGCGGGCTACCACGACCTGATCTATTTCCCCCAGTGTCACTTCCAGTTCTTGCGACAAGGCATACAGATAACGGGCACGTTCCTCCAGCGGTGTTGAGATCAGTCCTTCTTTCTTGAAAACGTCACCCATCCGATCAGCCGGCCGACGGGGCAAGCCATTTGCCTGCATCAATGCAACGGCACCGGCAATGTCGTTTTCGCTGACCGATACCGCGTAACCGACTTTCAAGGCCCGTTTGCGAACATGTACCCCACCGTTTGATAACACAGCAACTATTTCGTTGGCTTCCTTGTCGGCCAGGCCGCTTTGCAAATCCACTTCATCGCTACACCCCGTCAGGGATAGCAGCAGTACCATCAATAGTACCCTCGGCAGGTATTGGAACAACGGGTGACGCTGCCAATCATTCATTGCAACTTACTCAACTGATCAAGCGATTGGGTTGCCTTGCTGATCACTTTTACCGACAACGCCATTTCGTTGTTGTAATTGGATAAGACCTGTGCAGCCCGCATGATGTCCTGGGGGTCCATACTTCGTTCAGCACGGCGAACTTCTCTGGTCAATGCTTGCTGATCGCGGCCAAATTGACCCGCTGCCTTGGTCAAACCATTGACTACCTTGGCAGAAAGATCACCCTGCCCCAAATCGGCATTCAACATTGAACGAAACAAAGCCATATCCGCCGCAGATGGTATAGATACCGGTGTATCCATCAACGATGACCCATCGATCGTCACGGGGCTATTCAAGATCAGCTTCATATTCACGCCTCGCTTTTCTTGCTCAGACTCAATTCACCAGCCAGGCGGGATACACCCGCCCAAGCCTGATCACCATAGATTAAACGGGCTGCTGCTCTCGGCTAGTTTGCTGCAGCAATTGCCATGCAAACTTCTTCATACTGTCGTTTGAGCCATATTCCGAGACGCGATCATAAGGATTACCGCTGGCATTTCGTCCCCCTGTTGCATTGGCACCTTGTTCCAACGCCACATCTTTCAGGCCAGACTTGATATCGGAAATGCCTTGTTCGAATTTCGACAATTCGTTGCTGTCCAGGTAGTTATCTTCATTCAACTCCTGAGCCCAACTGTTGGCCTTATCCGGTTTGCCAAATTTTGTCGGATTGGCATCCATGTATTCAGCAACAGCCTGTAAATCACCTTTACCAGTAGGGGAGAAATGTCCGCCCCCTTTCCCATCCTTTGCAATTGCTCCGTCAAGGCGGGACTCGGCGTCCAGCGCATTTTTCATATCGATGAAACCATGGTTGCCAATCCGCGAAGCGTAGCCCCAATCATCCTTGGGAGCGCTATTCGAACCATTTGTGCCACCATATCCGCTTTGGTTACCACTAACCTGGTTACCAGCACCAGCATGAGCACTGCTGAACATGCTGATGCCTTTTTCGAATGCCTTGGTCTCCGCCTTGTCCAGGAAGTTATCTTCCGATAGTTCTTCAACCCAGCTCCCCTTTTTATCGGGGGTACCGAAAACTTCCGGGTGTTTGTCCATGAACTGGGCAACCTTCATGAGGTCCCGTTTGCCCGATTCGGAAAAGTGGGCATTATCGCCATCTTTAGCCAACGCGCCTTGCAAGCGACTGGTTGAAATGGATGTGGTATTGATTGATGTCATGATTTTTCCTGAAAAAGCCGGTGAGAAAATCTTTACTCACCAAGCCTTGTTAATTATTTCTGACAAGCTTTGCTTATCGACGCAATTCAGCCGAATCAAAAATCAGCGAACTCGACATGTGCCTTCAGACAAAAAGCCAGCACTCTGATGTGGCTTCCCTTCAACAAGGGCATGCAGTCTTTTATCAAGCTTTGCCAAGTCGCTCATCATGCCTTCGGCAACATCAAGCGTTTTCTCCATCGGTTTGATTGCTGCCTTTAGGCCTATAGCGGCCATTGTCAATTGAGGAATCATTTTTCGCCTTTCCGACATGAAACCATCACAGAGATTGGTCATTGGCCTTATCGATCAACAAGCACATCTGGATATTCAATACCCAGACTTCCCTGATCAATCTCTCTGAGTGGAAGCTACCCAAATTACTTAATTTGCATTTTACTGGCAGCATTCATATAAGCTTCACCACGCTTTTGCATGCAGTCTTCTTTGGTTTGCAATTGCTGGGTTGCAAAGTTTTCAGCTCGGGCTTGAGCAGCCAGGGCCTGCATGTTTTTCATGTAATCGCCCATGTCCATACCACCTGCGTTGCCAAAACCACCAGTGCTACCATTGATATTTGCAGAACTAGACATTTGAATCTCCCTATTTGAGTTAATTAACAGAATAGATACAGCGTGTATCTGCCTGTTAAGTGACATCAGATAGCAACCGGTTCCAAAATTATTTTGAAATTGCTTCAGGCAAGCTGAAAAACCCGCAACATAAACCGTGCAGATCAATTTGAGATGAATGGGAATACGCAGGTGGGCATTGGCACATGCAACCAATGCAGTCATTTCTTTTAAGTAAGAAATAAGAATTGAACGGGCTGCCGTGGACAGCAGCCCGGATAAGACTACTTCAGGCCATCCAACCACGCATTGCGCGCGGTACGAGCTACATCAAACATTTTCTGGAGACCTTCGGCATCATGAGCAGCCAGCATCGTTTGTACGCGGGTCAACTGATCCTGGTAGGCAGCTAACGCTTTCAGCAGGGCTTCACGATTCGCCAGACTGATATCGCGCCACATTTCAGGATGACTGGAAGCAATACGAGTGAAATCCCGAAATCCGGACGCGGCATACTTGAAACACTGATCGGCATTGGGTTTATGCACAATATCATCGACCAGCGCAAACGCCAGCAAATGTGGCAAATGACTAACTGCGGCGAAGATCTGGTCATGTTCCGATGGCGACATCAGACTTAGGCGTGCGCCACAGGTCTGCCATAAATCAGACATCATGTCGACTGCCTGTGTTTGCGTTGCTGGCAAGGGCGTCAACACCACGTTCTTGTTCTCGAACAAGCCAAAGCGAGCCGCCTGTGCGCCACTCTGTTCAGCACCAGCTATGGGGTGCGCCGGCACAAATCGTGGTAAATGTTCACCTAGATGTGCCTTTGCCATGGTCACCACATCCTGCTTGGTGCTA comes from Chitinivorax sp. B and encodes:
- the sctC gene encoding type III secretion system outer membrane ring subunit SctC, with product MPNRHHSIRPWSLLRTLPIGLICLNTVTSVVKAAVPESFKAGSFAYQAAGESLEKVMGNVAGTYGLALHIAPSVAKVPARGRWQSENGKDFLDRLAAQYRLTWFVYGGKLYIGNGTDQRTTTLSVGIDTVSSIKEALTGLGLLDSRFGWGEVQEEGAVILSGPKEYVQLVREAVDGLRQERNQGDAMVFRLRHASVEDRDLTFRDQHIVVPGVASILRSILGDHARESKPGNPRLPASRDAGPVANGSTAPTGVATRGTKIAADPRLNALIIRDEPNRYSYYQRLIEQLDVAQSMVEIEAMIVDVDRDRLHELGTDFSVSGKHGRFDFGEALASGGSAVLMAGFDRFYVRLRALEEQGEAQVLARPGVMTLDNFAAVLDLSKTRYLRLVGERAVDAKTITAGTLLRVTPRLIETPGEAPAIQLSVDIEDGDVHGPVDAPEVTRSTISTQAIVSHGQSLVIGGYRSQNESSRERRIPVLGELPLIGKLFSNRQQTRSTRERLFIIMPRKIARDLPGALAARAEQLSPQAAMAPM
- a CDS encoding EscI/YscI/HrpB family type III secretion system inner rod protein; this encodes MKLILNSPVTIDGSSLMDTPVSIPSAADMALFRSMLNADLGQGDLSAKVVNGLTKAAGQFGRDQQALTREVRRAERSMDPQDIMRAAQVLSNYNNEMALSVKVISKATQSLDQLSKLQ
- the sctJ gene encoding type III secretion system inner membrane ring lipoprotein SctJ, translated to MNDWQRHPLFQYLPRVLLMVLLLSLTGCSDEVDLQSGLADKEANEIVAVLSNGGVHVRKRALKVGYAVSVSENDIAGAVALMQANGLPRRPADRMGDVFKKEGLISTPLEERARYLYALSQELEVTLGEIDQVVVARVHVVLPERVAPGEPLLPSSAAVFIKHRTGLDPDLVRPRVYQLVSSSIPGLSKSSSNNVSVVFMPADVVPPSVQWVRFGPFDVTVASLPALRWLVGMAGFTLVLLIVSGALLTLNWMKQRNRQVANGEEAAA
- a CDS encoding HrpE/YscL family type III secretion apparatus protein — encoded protein: MWIREQIKSPLPVELPSHGIVPAKLVGAIGEAQDILAQAKAEAEALITHARQQSMQIGIEAMHQAERSVQTWRVQQEAAYWASLREQERSWLAIRSPLLARIEQDLFDLAGDMLTQLHVAIPGTSRVQAIVRAMVTYYGQRGDATLFLPAQGMTMLGDVSALPWPCQVDTTLSDDECRLECADGVVRACFSGRVAALKAMLVENAGTGLGHSAEAVCLSVANDGSVADIKNQEHNNE
- a CDS encoding prephenate dehydrogenase/arogenate dehydrogenase family protein, translating into MSRQFINKLVVVGVGLIGGSFALGLRKAERVGHVVGVGRGQANLERALHLGLIDEASTDVASAVQGADLVILAMPVGQMAEVMQSIRPALPLHALISDVGSTKQDVVTMAKAHLGEHLPRFVPAHPIAGAEQSGAQAARFGLFENKNVVLTPLPATQTQAVDMMSDLWQTCGARLSLMSPSEHDQIFAAVSHLPHLLAFALVDDIVHKPNADQCFKYAASGFRDFTRIASSHPEMWRDISLANREALLKALAAYQDQLTRVQTMLAAHDAEGLQKMFDVARTARNAWLDGLK
- a CDS encoding RNA polymerase sigma factor codes for the protein MNTPVNPTDTTILNLEVLAKQHGRRLYHFLRKHVGNHDAEDLMQSTYVEALRCADHFQGESKPETWLFGIAMNLVRHHLARSPEKRYEFVDEGVQEEHLISTVDPAQNVEEWQLVNRTVHALEQLPDDMRETLLLVVEEELPYEQAAAQLQIPIGTVRSRISRARTQLKQAVYA